From the genome of Ralstonia insidiosa:
CCGGTGCATGGCGCTGCGCAATACCCCCATCTGATGCGAAAAGCGCGTGCAGGCATCACACACAAACAGGTGCGCGTGCAGGCGTAGGCGTTCGCCGGTGCTCAGATCGCGGTCCATTCTGCTGACCAGCACGCGGTGTGCTTCCTTGCAGGTGAGTTTTCCCCAACGGTTCGGCATGGTGTTCCTCTGTAATACGGCCTATGCGGCTGCAGGCTGGTTGCCGAACCAGTGCAGATCCAGGCACTCGCGCAGGCGCATACGGGCGCGGTAAAGCAGTGCCCAAGCATTGGTCGCGGTGATCTCCAATTCCTGACAGATTTCGTCGGTCTCCAGCTCCAGCCACTCGCGCATCATGAATACGCGCCCCACGCGCGGCGGCAGGTGATCGACACACATCTGCAGGATGTCGAAGAATTCCCGCCGCGACAGCGCCGCATCCGGGTTCCCCCAGTCGGACGGCGGCGTCACATAGTGGCCGTCGGCAGCAAAGAGCGTATCGAAGATGGCCTCGTCGGAGCGCAGGTCGGCTTCGTCCGATGTGCCACCGGCGAGCATTGAGACGCGCACTTCGCGCCGCCCCGAGCGAATCTCGTCGATGATCTTGTGCTTCAAGATGCCGATCACGTACGTCTTGAGCGATGCATTGCCGGCAAACCGCTCGGGGTGCTCCAGAACGGCAAGGATGGTGTCGGCGACCACATCTTCCGCGAGTGCCGTATCGCGCAATTGCAATTGCGCAAAGCGCAGCAGGTGCGGGCGCAGGGCGTTGAGCTGATCGGGGGCGATGGCCATGTCGGATGAATGGTGTTCTGTGTCTGCAACGGTGCGGTCGATACGCAAGGTGTGCCATCAGACCGCGCCTGCTTTTCTTGTAAAATCGCGCCTGCCGAAAATGGGCTGCAACGCTTTTGTGTCGCACGCGACATTCGGCGCTCCATCATACCCGCCCCAATCCGCTCAATCCCGGATGTCTCCGACATGAACGCTTCTGTTGCTGCTGCCCCCGACCCTGCTGGCCTGGACCCTGAACTCGCGCACATTGCGCCGCCGGTGAAGGCCGAAATCCTCGCGCAGGCTCTGCCTTACATTCGCAAGTTCCACGGCAAGACCATCGTCATCAAGTACGGCGGCAACGCCATGACGGAAGAGAAGCTCAAGCACGGTTTCGCGCGTGATGTGATCCTGCTCAAGCTGGTCGGCATGAACCCGGTGGTGGTGCACGGCGGCGGCCCGCAGATCGATGAAGCCCTGAAGAAGGTCGGTAAGCAAGGCACCTTCATCCAGGGCATGCGCGTGACGGATGAGGAGACCATGGAAGTGGTCGAATGGGTGCTCGGCGGCGAAGTCCAGCAGGACATCGTCATGCTGATCAACCAGTATGGCGGCCAGGCAGTCGGCCTGACTGGCAAGGACGGCGGCCTGATCCGCGCCAAGAAGCTGAAGATGCCGGATCGCGAGAAGCCGGGCGAATTCATCGACATCGGCTTCGTGGGCGACATCGAGACGATCAACCCGGCCGTGGTCAAGGCGCTGCAGGACGACGCGTTCATCCCCGTCATCTCGCCGATCGGCTTCTCGGACGAAGGCCAGGCCTACAACATCAACGCGGATGTGGTGGCCGGCAAGATGGCCGAGATCCTGAAGGCCGAGAAGCTGGTCATGATGACCAACATCCCAGGCGTGATGGACAAGCAGGGCAACCTGCTGACCGACCTGTCGGCGCGCGAGATCGACGAGCTGTTTGCCGACGGCACGATCTCGGGCGGCATGCTGCCGAAGATCTCCTCCGCGCTGGATGCGGCCAAGAGCGGCGTGAATTCGGTGCACATCGTCGATGGCCGTATCGAGCACTCGCTGCTGCTGGAAATCCTGACCGAACAGGCGTTCGGCACGATGATCCGCTCGCACTGATGCGACACACCCGGGTGGCTCAGGCGCGCCGCGCGCACGCCTGGCCACGCGAGGTGGTGGCGCCAACGCCGCCCAAACAACAGCCGGTCTGGCTGTTCGACCTCGACAACACCCTCCACCATGCCTCGCACGCGATCTTTCCGCAGATCAACCGGCTGATGACGGCCTACGTGGCGCGCGTGCTTGGCACGGATGACGCCACCGCCAGCCAGGTGCGTGTGGACTATTGGCGCCGCTACGGTGCCACCCTTCTCGGCATGGTCCGCCACCATGGTGTCGACCCCGATGACTTTCTTGCCCAGGCCCACACGTTTGACGACCTGCGCGCCATGGTGCGCGCCGAACGCGGCCTGGCCCAACTGCTGCGTGCGCTGCCTGGGCGCAAGATCCTCCTGACCAACGCCCCCGTCGCCTATGCGCGCGAGGTGGTGCGGCTGATCGGCCTCAAGCGCGCGTTTGCCCGAGAGATCGCCGTTGAGCACATGTGGGTGCACCGGCGCCTGCGCCCGAAACCCGATCCGCTGATGCTGCGCCGGCTGCTGGCGCGTGAGCGCATTGCGCCGTCGCGCGCCATCCTGGTGGAAGACACGCTTTCGCACCTCAAGCGCTACCGCAAGCTGGGCATCGGCACCGTGTGGGTGACGGGCTATCTCCGACGTGTGGCGCCTGGGGTGGTTTCGCCGTCTGCGGCGCTGTCATCGCAATCGGCTGCCGAGGCTTTGCATCCAATGCAAGTGGCGGCGATGGGCGCCCGTGCAAATTCACCACATCAGCCGGCCGCCGCACCGATTTTGTTCGCCAACCGGCCCGGCTATGTCAGCGTGAAAGTAAAATCGGTGCTTCAACTAAAACGAAGGCTTGTTCGACGCGGCTAGGCTGTTGCATGGTTTCCGCGTGCAGAACGGGAGAGGGGCCAGGAAGTCATGAGCAACGCGCAAACGGGGTTTCCGACGGCCGAGCTGGCTACGGAAGCGCCTATTGAAGCCACACCCGTACGCAAGCGCCCCCGCCCGGGCGAGCGCCGCGTGCAGATCCTGCAGACGCTGGCGGGCATGCTCGAACAGCCGCGTGGCGAGAAGATCACTACAGCGGGTCTGGCTGCCAAACTGGATGTTTCCGAAGCGGCGCTGTACCGACATTTCGCCAGCAAGGCGCAGATGTACGAGGGTCTGATCGAATTCATCGAGCAGACCGTCTTCGGCCTCATCAACCAGATCACCCTGCGCGAAGAGCACGGCCTGCGCCAGGCGCACGCCATCGCGCACATGCTGCTCTCGTTTGCTGACAAGAACCCGGGCATGACACGGGTGCTGGTGGGCGAGGCGCTGGTCGGCGAGGACGAACGCCTGCCCGAGCGAATGGCGCAGTGCCTGGACCGCATCGAGGCCTCGTTCAAGCAGAGCCTGCGCGTGGCGGTGACGCAGGGTGCGTGGCCCGCAGATACCGACATCGCGTCGCGCGCCAACCTGATCGTCTGCGTAGTGCTGGGGCGCTGGCACCGGTATGCTAAGAGCGGCTTCCGCAAATCGCCGATGGAGGGCGTGGAGGCGCAGTTGCGGGTGGTGTTGGCCTGAGCCACTCGCCCAAGAAAAAGCCCCGCAGATGCGGGGCTTTTTTGTGCGCTCAACCGATCGTTCGCACCGCCTCCGCCAGCGTGTGAAAACGCGCGGCAATGTGTTCGGTTTCCACGTGACCGTAGCCCAGCAGCAGGCCCGGTTGGCGGCGCGCGTCGTCCTGGTAGTAGCGCGAGAGCGGCCGCGTGACGACATCGTTGGCGAGCGCCAGATCGGCCACGGCCACATCGTTGGTACCCGCGGGAAGCCCCAGCACGAGATGCAGGCCCGATGCACCGTCATGCACGGGCAGCGACTCGCCAAACTCGTTGGCGATGGAAGCAAGCAGCGTTTCACGCCGCTCCGCATACACGCCGCGCATGCGCCGGATGTGCGAGACGAAATGGCCCTCCGCAATGAAGTCCGCCAGCACCGCCTGCGTGAGGATCTGGCCGCCGCGGAACATCTCTGAGAGCCCCGTCGCAAAGGCATCGGCCAGTGCCGGCGGCACCACCAGATAGCCGATCCGCAGACTTGGGAACAGCACCTTGGAGAACGTGCCCATGTAGAGCACGCGCCCGCCTTCATCCAGACCTTGCAGCGATGGTAGCGGGCGGCTGCCGTAGCGGAACTCGCTGTCGTAGTCGTCTTCGACGATCCACGCGTCGGTGGCGTGTGCGGTGGCGAGCAGCGCGCGGCGGCGCGCCAGGCTCATCACCGAACCGAGCGGGTACTGGTGCGAGGGCGAGACCACCATCAGTTTGGGCGGCTTGCCACGCTGGCGCGTGCGTGCGGGCACGGACGTCGGCACATCAAAGCGCATGCCTTCATCGTCCACCGACAGCGGCACGGTGCGGATGCCCGCAGCGGTGAGTACGCTGCGCACGCCCCAGTAGCCGGGGTCTTCAATCCAGGCGCTGTCGCCCGCATCGCACAGCAGTTGCGCGATGAGTTGCAGCGATGGGTGGATACCCGCGGTGATGATGATCTGCTCGGGCTCGCAGCGCACGCCGCGCGCGGTGCGCAGGTAGTCGGCCAGCGCGGTGCGCAACGGCAGGTAGCCGGCGCCCACCGGATACGTCAGCAACGCGGGCGAGGGTTTGCGCAGCAACCGGTTGTGCAGCCGCGACCAGATGCGTGCCGGAAACATCCGCACCTCCGGCACACCCGGCATGAAGGCACCCCATTGGCGTGAGCTGGCACCCGCATCGCGCACCAGGGCGCGGCCTCGCGTGGAGAGCATCGGTGCGATGGGGGCAGCAGCTTCCGCAACCTCAACAGCGGGGGCCGTTGGCACAGGCGTGGCGTCCAGCCGGTCTGGTGCGGTATCGGCGACGAAGGTGCCGCTGCCCACGCCTGCCGACACGTAGCCTTCCACGCCCAACTGCTCGTACACGTGGATGACCGTATTGCGTGCAATGCCCAGCTCGGTTGCCAACTGGCGTGACGATGGCAGGCGCGTGCCGGGCTGCAGCTCGTCGCGCAGGATGCCCTCCTGCAGCGCGCGATACAGGCGGCGGTGATCGGGCTCGCCGCTGGCATCGGCGCGGTCAAAGCGGCGCTGCAGGTAGTCCACCAGCATGCTGGCGCGGTGGGCGGGGGAATGCTCGGCCATGGCAGGTTGTGGAGCCAAAGTGGCTCCATCAGAAAAACACGATTGGGTCTCATTGTACGGGGCCAATGGCTGCCACACTGGCCTCCATCGCATCTTTTTTGACCCAACGCACCCCAACGCCATGAACGCCCGAGATCCGCAACAAGCGCCGCAACAGAACGCCCAATGGAATGCCCGCCGCCTCGCTGCCACCCCGCGTGGCGTGGGTGTGATGACCGACCGCTACGCCGAGCGCGCCGAGAACGCCCTGTTCTGGGACGTGGAGGGCCGCCGCTACATCGACTTCGCGGCTGGCATTGCCGTGGTGAACACGGGGCACCGTCATCCGCGCCTGGTGCAGGCCGTGCGTGAGCAGCTCGACCACTTCACGCACACGGCGTATCAGATCGTGCCATATGGCTCGTCCATCGAACTGGCGGAGCGCCTGAATGCGGCCACGCCCGGCACGCACGCCAAGAAGACGGCGTTCTTCACCACGGGCGCCGAGGCCGTTGAGAACGCCGTCAAGATCGCCCGTGCACACACCGGTCGTCCGGGCGTGATCGCGCTCACGGGCGCCTTCCACGGCCGCACGTTCATGGGCATGTCGCTCACGGGCAAGGTCGTGCCGTACAAGACGGGCTTTGGTCCGTTCCCGGGCAGCATCTATCACGTGCCGGCGCCGGTCGCGCTGCATGGCGTGAGCACGCAGGATTCGCTGGACGCTATCGGCCGCCTGTTCAAGGCTGACATCGACCCGCGCCAAGTCGCCGCCATCATCTTTGAACCGGTGCAGGGCGAGGGCGGTTTCTACCAGATGCCTGCCGACTTCGTGCGCGCCGTGCGTGCCTTGTGCGACGAGCACGGCATCGTGATGATTGCCGACGAAGTGCAGACCGGCTTTGCGCGCACCGGCAAGCTGTTTGCCATGGAGCACACCGGCGTGCTGCCGGACCTGATGACGATGGCCAAGGGTCTGGCCGGCGGTCTGCCGTTGTCCGCCGTCACTGGCCGTGCGGAAATTATGGATGCGCCCGCCCCCGGTGGCCTGGGCGGTACCTACGCCGGCAATCCGCTGGCCGTGGCCGCCGCCCATGCCGTGCTCGACATCATCGCTGATGAAAAACTGTGCGAGCGCTCCGCCGCGCTGGGCGCACGTCTGGTCGATGCGCTGAATGCCATGAAGGCCAAGCAGCCGCGCATCGCTGAAGTGCGTGGCGTGGGCGCGATGGTTGCTGTGGAGTTCAATACGCCGGACGGCAAGCCCGACGCCGACTTCACCAAGCGCGTGCAGCAACGTGCGCTCGACGCCGGCCTGCTGCTGCTGTCATGCGGCGTGTACGGCAACGTGATCCGCTTCCTGTTCCCGCTCACGATCGAAGACGCCGTGTTCGAAGAGGGCCTTGCCATCCTGCAACGCGCACTGGAGGGCTGACAGCATGACCCGCACTGATTTGCCGAGCGCACCGGCTGCACCGATCGCGCTCAAAGACCCGGGCCTGTGGCGCACGCAGGCGTTTCTTGCCGGCATGTGGGCCGATGCCGATGACGGCGCTACGCGCGATGTGACCGACCCCGCCACCGGTCGCACCATCGGCACCGTGCCCGGCATGGGCGTAGCCGAAACGCGCCGCGCCATCGACGCCGCACAGGTTGCGCAGCGCGCCTGGCGCAAGGTGCCGGCGCGTGAGCGTTCGAAGATCTTGCGCAAGCTGGCCGACCTGATGATGGACCACCAGCAAGACCTCGCTGCCATCCTCACGGCCGAGCAAGGCAAGCCGTTGCCCGAAGCCGCTGGCGAGATCGCTTACGCCGCCTCGTTCATCGAGTGGTTTGCCGAAGAGGCGCGCCGCGTGTACGGCGACACGATTCCCGCGCCGCAGAGCGATCGCCGAATCGTCGTGACCAAGGAGCCGATCGGTGTGACGGCCGCTATCACGCCATGGAATTTCCCGATCGCGATGATGACGCGCAAGGTGGGCCCGGCGCTGGCGGCAGGTTGCTCGATGGTGGTCAAGCCGGCGCTTGAGACGCCCTATTCCGCGCTGGCTTTTGCCGAGCTGGCCGCGCGTGCGGGCGTGCCGGCGGGTTTGCTCTCCGTCATCACGGGCGACTCGCAAGCCATTGGCGGTGAGCTGACCTCCAACACCATCGTGCGCAAGCTGAGCTTCACGGGCTCCACCGGTGTCGGCAAGTTGCTGATGCGCCAGTGCGCGGAAGACATCAAGAAGCTCTCGCTCGAACTGGGCGGCAACGCGCCGTTCATCGTGTTTGACGATGCCGATGTCGATGCGGCGGTGGAAGGGGCGATGATCGCCAAGTACCGCAACGCCGGCCAGACCTGTGTGTGCGCCAATCGCTTCTACGTACAGCGCGGTATCTACGACACGTTTGCCGCCAAGCTGGCCGATGCGGTGCGTGCGCTGCGCGTGGGCAATGGCACCGAGCCCGGCGTGCAGCAGGGCCCGCTGATCCACATGCGTGCGATGGACAAGGTGCGTCAGCATCTGGACGATGCCGTCGCACAAGGTGCCCGCGTGCTGGTGGGTGGCAAGCCGCATGCGCTGTCCGCACAAGGCGGTGCGTTCTTCGAGCCGACCGTTGTGGTCGATGCCAAGCCGGGCATGCTGGTTGCGCACGAAGAGACGTTCGGCCCGCTGGCCGCGCTCATCCCCTTCGACACGGAAGACGAAGCCGTGGCCGCCGCCAACGACACCGAGTTCGGCTTGGCCGCGTACTTCTACACGCGTGACCTGGGCCGCGCGTGGCGCGTGTCGGAGGCGCTGGAGTCGGGCATGGTCGGCGTCAACACCGGGTTGATCTCGACGGCCGAAGCGCCGTTTGGCGGCATCAAGCAATCGGGCCTGGGCCGCGAAGGCTCGAAGTACGGCATCGACG
Proteins encoded in this window:
- a CDS encoding PLP-dependent aminotransferase family protein, encoding MLVDYLQRRFDRADASGEPDHRRLYRALQEGILRDELQPGTRLPSSRQLATELGIARNTVIHVYEQLGVEGYVSAGVGSGTFVADTAPDRLDATPVPTAPAVEVAEAAAPIAPMLSTRGRALVRDAGASSRQWGAFMPGVPEVRMFPARIWSRLHNRLLRKPSPALLTYPVGAGYLPLRTALADYLRTARGVRCEPEQIIITAGIHPSLQLIAQLLCDAGDSAWIEDPGYWGVRSVLTAAGIRTVPLSVDDEGMRFDVPTSVPARTRQRGKPPKLMVVSPSHQYPLGSVMSLARRRALLATAHATDAWIVEDDYDSEFRYGSRPLPSLQGLDEGGRVLYMGTFSKVLFPSLRIGYLVVPPALADAFATGLSEMFRGGQILTQAVLADFIAEGHFVSHIRRMRGVYAERRETLLASIANEFGESLPVHDGASGLHLVLGLPAGTNDVAVADLALANDVVTRPLSRYYQDDARRQPGLLLGYGHVETEHIAARFHTLAEAVRTIG
- a CDS encoding zf-HC2 domain-containing protein → MPNRWGKLTCKEAHRVLVSRMDRDLSTGERLRLHAHLFVCDACTRFSHQMGVLRSAMHRLGQDDDAGGGRP
- the slmA gene encoding nucleoid occlusion factor SlmA yields the protein MSNAQTGFPTAELATEAPIEATPVRKRPRPGERRVQILQTLAGMLEQPRGEKITTAGLAAKLDVSEAALYRHFASKAQMYEGLIEFIEQTVFGLINQITLREEHGLRQAHAIAHMLLSFADKNPGMTRVLVGEALVGEDERLPERMAQCLDRIEASFKQSLRVAVTQGAWPADTDIASRANLIVCVVLGRWHRYAKSGFRKSPMEGVEAQLRVVLA
- the argB gene encoding acetylglutamate kinase, translating into MNASVAAAPDPAGLDPELAHIAPPVKAEILAQALPYIRKFHGKTIVIKYGGNAMTEEKLKHGFARDVILLKLVGMNPVVVHGGGPQIDEALKKVGKQGTFIQGMRVTDEETMEVVEWVLGGEVQQDIVMLINQYGGQAVGLTGKDGGLIRAKKLKMPDREKPGEFIDIGFVGDIETINPAVVKALQDDAFIPVISPIGFSDEGQAYNINADVVAGKMAEILKAEKLVMMTNIPGVMDKQGNLLTDLSAREIDELFADGTISGGMLPKISSALDAAKSGVNSVHIVDGRIEHSLLLEILTEQAFGTMIRSH
- a CDS encoding sigma-70 family RNA polymerase sigma factor, whose product is MAIAPDQLNALRPHLLRFAQLQLRDTALAEDVVADTILAVLEHPERFAGNASLKTYVIGILKHKIIDEIRSGRREVRVSMLAGGTSDEADLRSDEAIFDTLFAADGHYVTPPSDWGNPDAALSRREFFDILQMCVDHLPPRVGRVFMMREWLELETDEICQELEITATNAWALLYRARMRLRECLDLHWFGNQPAAA
- a CDS encoding pyrimidine 5'-nucleotidase — protein: MRHTRVAQARRAHAWPREVVAPTPPKQQPVWLFDLDNTLHHASHAIFPQINRLMTAYVARVLGTDDATASQVRVDYWRRYGATLLGMVRHHGVDPDDFLAQAHTFDDLRAMVRAERGLAQLLRALPGRKILLTNAPVAYAREVVRLIGLKRAFAREIAVEHMWVHRRLRPKPDPLMLRRLLARERIAPSRAILVEDTLSHLKRYRKLGIGTVWVTGYLRRVAPGVVSPSAALSSQSAAEALHPMQVAAMGARANSPHQPAAAPILFANRPGYVSVKVKSVLQLKRRLVRRG
- the gabT gene encoding 4-aminobutyrate--2-oxoglutarate transaminase, with translation MNARDPQQAPQQNAQWNARRLAATPRGVGVMTDRYAERAENALFWDVEGRRYIDFAAGIAVVNTGHRHPRLVQAVREQLDHFTHTAYQIVPYGSSIELAERLNAATPGTHAKKTAFFTTGAEAVENAVKIARAHTGRPGVIALTGAFHGRTFMGMSLTGKVVPYKTGFGPFPGSIYHVPAPVALHGVSTQDSLDAIGRLFKADIDPRQVAAIIFEPVQGEGGFYQMPADFVRAVRALCDEHGIVMIADEVQTGFARTGKLFAMEHTGVLPDLMTMAKGLAGGLPLSAVTGRAEIMDAPAPGGLGGTYAGNPLAVAAAHAVLDIIADEKLCERSAALGARLVDALNAMKAKQPRIAEVRGVGAMVAVEFNTPDGKPDADFTKRVQQRALDAGLLLLSCGVYGNVIRFLFPLTIEDAVFEEGLAILQRALEG
- a CDS encoding NAD-dependent succinate-semialdehyde dehydrogenase, coding for MTRTDLPSAPAAPIALKDPGLWRTQAFLAGMWADADDGATRDVTDPATGRTIGTVPGMGVAETRRAIDAAQVAQRAWRKVPARERSKILRKLADLMMDHQQDLAAILTAEQGKPLPEAAGEIAYAASFIEWFAEEARRVYGDTIPAPQSDRRIVVTKEPIGVTAAITPWNFPIAMMTRKVGPALAAGCSMVVKPALETPYSALAFAELAARAGVPAGLLSVITGDSQAIGGELTSNTIVRKLSFTGSTGVGKLLMRQCAEDIKKLSLELGGNAPFIVFDDADVDAAVEGAMIAKYRNAGQTCVCANRFYVQRGIYDTFAAKLADAVRALRVGNGTEPGVQQGPLIHMRAMDKVRQHLDDAVAQGARVLVGGKPHALSAQGGAFFEPTVVVDAKPGMLVAHEETFGPLAALIPFDTEDEAVAAANDTEFGLAAYFYTRDLGRAWRVSEALESGMVGVNTGLISTAEAPFGGIKQSGLGREGSKYGIDEYLEIKYINMAGLG